The Nocardioides campestrisoli genome includes a window with the following:
- the dacB gene encoding D-alanyl-D-alanine carboxypeptidase/D-alanyl-D-alanine endopeptidase yields MLRWGPVLLVVLLLAAAVGARQTSWSPAFLAPAPEAAPATAQSPLLPDPPAPAPVAEAVVPGALDPAAVRAAVGQGLRDEDLGPHVVAEVADLVGSEPVLTAGRGPVVPASTTKLLTGVAVLSLLPPETRFRTRVVTGARPGQLVLVGGGDPLLASEPVGPGAYPERADVVTLAERTAQALAADQTAGTRPRVRLRYDTSLFTGPDDNPHWRPDYVGDQIVSRIVPLWVDGGRDDSGWGRVEDPALSAAQRFAEALRESGVQVIGTPRPAVADQTAEEVAAVESAPLDQLVQQMVEVSDNETAEVLAHHAGLAASGEGSFAAGSVAVADALTGLGLDVSGDRIHDGSGLSRKNLISARTLLETVRLAASPEHPELRAVVEGLPVAGFSGSLTTRFVEGPPAGPGRVRAKTGTLTGVHALAGLVTDAGGDVMAFVLAADRVPADRSLDAREALDRVAAGLAGCRCGTAETAGGSGTGG; encoded by the coding sequence GTGCTGCGGTGGGGGCCGGTGCTGCTCGTCGTGCTGCTGCTCGCGGCCGCGGTCGGGGCCCGGCAGACGTCCTGGTCGCCGGCCTTCCTCGCGCCCGCTCCGGAGGCTGCCCCGGCGACCGCGCAGTCGCCGCTGCTCCCGGACCCGCCTGCCCCCGCTCCGGTGGCCGAGGCGGTCGTGCCCGGCGCGCTCGACCCGGCTGCGGTGCGCGCCGCGGTCGGCCAGGGACTGCGCGACGAGGACCTCGGCCCGCACGTGGTGGCCGAGGTGGCCGACCTGGTCGGGAGCGAGCCGGTGCTCACCGCCGGTCGCGGCCCGGTGGTGCCGGCCTCGACCACCAAGCTGCTCACCGGCGTCGCCGTGCTCTCCCTGCTGCCGCCCGAGACCCGGTTCCGGACCCGGGTGGTCACCGGTGCCCGACCCGGTCAGCTGGTGCTGGTCGGCGGCGGCGACCCGCTGCTGGCCTCCGAGCCCGTCGGCCCGGGCGCCTACCCCGAGCGGGCCGACGTGGTCACCCTGGCCGAGCGGACGGCGCAGGCGCTGGCCGCCGACCAGACCGCCGGGACCCGCCCCCGGGTGCGCCTGCGCTACGACACCAGCCTGTTCACCGGGCCCGACGACAACCCCCACTGGCGCCCCGACTACGTCGGCGACCAGATCGTCTCCCGGATCGTCCCGCTCTGGGTCGACGGCGGGCGCGACGACTCGGGCTGGGGCCGCGTCGAGGACCCCGCGCTGAGCGCGGCCCAGCGGTTCGCCGAGGCCCTGCGGGAGAGCGGCGTCCAGGTGATCGGTACGCCGCGTCCCGCGGTCGCCGACCAGACCGCCGAGGAGGTCGCGGCCGTCGAGTCCGCGCCCCTGGACCAGCTGGTCCAGCAGATGGTGGAGGTCAGCGACAACGAGACCGCGGAGGTGCTGGCCCACCACGCCGGCCTCGCGGCCTCGGGGGAGGGCAGCTTCGCCGCCGGCTCGGTGGCGGTCGCCGACGCACTGACCGGGCTGGGGCTCGACGTCTCCGGCGACCGGATCCACGACGGGTCGGGCCTGTCCCGGAAGAACCTGATCTCGGCGAGGACGCTGCTGGAGACCGTGCGGCTCGCCGCCTCGCCCGAGCACCCCGAGCTGCGCGCGGTGGTCGAGGGGCTGCCGGTGGCCGGGTTCAGCGGCTCGCTTACCACCCGGTTCGTCGAGGGGCCGCCGGCCGGTCCCGGCCGCGTCCGGGCCAAGACCGGCACGCTGACCGGGGTGCACGCCCTGGCCGGCCTGGTCACCGACGCCGGGGGCGACGTGATGGCCTTCGTGCTCGCCGCCGACCGGGTGCCGGCCGACCGCAGCCTGGACGCCCGGGAGGCGCTGGACCGGGTGGCCGCCGGGCTGGCCGGTTGCCGGTGCGGGACCGCCGAGACCGCCGGAGGCTCGGGCACGGGCGGCTAG
- a CDS encoding inorganic diphosphatase translates to MEFDVLVEIPKGERNKYEVDHETGRLRLDRMLFTSTAYPADYGYIENTLGQDGDPLDAMVILGNPTFPGCLIACRAIGMFRMTDEAGGDDKVLCVPAHDPRMEHLQDIGDVSKFDQLEIQHFFEVYKDLEPGKSVEGAEWTGREEAEAEIHASFERAKTEGHGSDLANIADDSLGEKN, encoded by the coding sequence CTGGAGTTCGACGTGCTGGTCGAGATCCCCAAGGGTGAGCGCAACAAGTACGAGGTCGACCACGAGACGGGGCGCCTCCGCCTCGACCGGATGCTCTTCACCTCGACGGCCTACCCGGCCGACTACGGGTACATCGAGAACACCCTGGGCCAGGACGGCGACCCGCTCGACGCGATGGTCATCCTCGGCAACCCGACGTTCCCCGGCTGCCTGATCGCCTGCCGCGCGATCGGCATGTTCCGGATGACCGACGAGGCCGGCGGCGACGACAAGGTGCTCTGCGTGCCCGCCCACGACCCGCGGATGGAGCACCTGCAGGACATCGGCGACGTCTCCAAGTTCGACCAGCTGGAGATCCAGCACTTCTTCGAGGTCTACAAGGACCTCGAGCCCGGCAAGTCCGTCGAGGGCGCCGAGTGGACCGGCCGCGAAGAGGCCGAGGCGGAGATCCACGCCTCGTTCGAGCGCGCCAAGACCGAGGGCCATGGCAGCGACCTGGCCAACATCGCCGACGACTCCCTCGGCGAGAAGAACTGA
- a CDS encoding RNA polymerase sigma-70 factor: MTEPTDAFVAHRNLLFTVAYEMLGSAADAEDVLQETWLRWAEVDHAQVRDPRAYLVQTVTRQALNRLRTAARRREEYVGPWLPEPLLTVPDVADDVELAESVSTAVLLVLETLTPTERAVFVLREVFGLEYAEIAAAVDKSPAAVRQVAHRAREHVAARRPRAVVAPAESRAVVERFRAATGSGDLQQLMDVLAPDVVLLSDGGGKVSAALRPIRGRDKVLRFLTGVSPEGLELVPVWLNGAPAVQFVVAGRVDGIGTMLVQDGLVTALYLVRNPDKLGSLETPNALTR; the protein is encoded by the coding sequence GTGACCGAGCCGACCGACGCGTTCGTCGCCCACCGCAACCTGCTCTTCACGGTCGCCTACGAGATGCTCGGCTCGGCGGCCGACGCCGAGGACGTGCTCCAGGAGACGTGGCTGCGGTGGGCCGAGGTCGACCACGCCCAGGTGCGGGACCCGCGGGCCTACCTGGTGCAGACCGTCACCCGCCAGGCCCTCAACCGGTTGCGGACCGCCGCCCGCCGCCGCGAGGAGTACGTCGGTCCGTGGCTGCCGGAGCCGCTGCTGACCGTCCCGGACGTGGCCGACGACGTGGAGCTCGCCGAGAGCGTCTCCACCGCGGTGCTGCTCGTCCTGGAGACCCTGACGCCGACCGAGCGGGCGGTCTTCGTGCTGCGCGAGGTCTTCGGCCTGGAGTACGCCGAGATCGCGGCTGCCGTCGACAAGTCGCCGGCCGCGGTGCGCCAGGTGGCGCACCGGGCCCGGGAGCACGTCGCGGCCCGGCGTCCCCGGGCCGTGGTCGCCCCGGCGGAGTCCCGGGCGGTGGTCGAGCGGTTCCGGGCGGCGACGGGCTCCGGGGACCTCCAGCAGCTGATGGACGTGCTGGCCCCCGACGTGGTGCTCCTCAGCGACGGCGGCGGCAAGGTCAGCGCCGCGCTCCGGCCGATCCGCGGCCGCGACAAGGTGCTGCGCTTCCTGACCGGGGTCAGCCCCGAGGGGCTCGAGCTGGTCCCGGTCTGGCTCAACGGGGCGCCCGCGGTCCAGTTCGTCGTCGCCGGCCGGGTCGACGGGATCGGCACCATGCTGGTCCAGGACGGACTGGTGACCGCGCTCTACCTGGTGCGCAACCCGGACAAGCTCGGCTCCCTGGAGACGCCGAACGCCCTGACTCGCTGA
- a CDS encoding carboxymuconolactone decarboxylase family protein — MSSSFRIPEARPDGAYGAVMTRVARRMWGQVPDNAYVLWHNRAVLRAVFGFERKVASWSALDAHLKTYAVMASAGSIGCSWCLDFGYFMAREEGLDLAKVREVPRWRDSTAFTDLERDVMKYAEAMTATPPTVTDEMVARLDEALGHAAVVELTMMVAVENQRSRFNSAMGLASQGYSDVCELPLAVPSTT; from the coding sequence ATGTCCAGCAGCTTCCGGATCCCCGAGGCCCGGCCCGACGGCGCCTACGGCGCGGTGATGACCCGCGTCGCCCGGCGGATGTGGGGCCAGGTGCCCGACAACGCCTACGTGCTGTGGCACAACCGTGCGGTGCTGCGCGCGGTCTTCGGCTTCGAGCGCAAGGTCGCCTCGTGGTCGGCGCTCGACGCACACCTCAAGACCTATGCCGTGATGGCGTCGGCAGGCAGCATCGGCTGCTCCTGGTGCCTGGACTTCGGCTACTTCATGGCCCGTGAGGAGGGGCTGGACCTGGCGAAGGTCCGCGAGGTGCCGCGCTGGCGCGACTCGACGGCCTTCACCGACCTCGAGCGCGACGTCATGAAGTACGCCGAGGCGATGACCGCCACGCCACCGACGGTGACCGACGAGATGGTCGCCCGCCTGGACGAGGCGCTCGGTCACGCGGCGGTGGTCGAGCTGACGATGATGGTCGCGGTGGAGAACCAGCGGTCCCGGTTCAACTCCGCGATGGGGCTGGCCAGCCAGGGCTACTCGGACGTCTGCGAGCTGCCGCTCGCCGTACCCTCGACGACGTGA
- a CDS encoding alpha/beta hydrolase: MSRGLALVLPGRGYPPAAPLLHFARQALVQHDFAARAVAWASDPTTPSEDEADSWVRRHVEEAVAQEGGAEPALLVGKSLGTRAASYAAERGVPAIWLTPLLTVPEVADAIAANPARQLVVGGLVDELWDAEVAERLLRGGCDVLEIPDADHSMGTRDAVRSAEIQYAVAEATELFLRSLG; this comes from the coding sequence ATGAGCCGAGGGCTCGCCCTGGTCCTCCCGGGCCGGGGCTACCCGCCCGCCGCCCCGCTCCTCCACTTCGCCCGCCAGGCGCTGGTCCAGCACGACTTCGCCGCCCGGGCGGTCGCGTGGGCGAGCGACCCGACCACGCCGTCGGAGGACGAGGCGGACTCCTGGGTGCGCAGGCACGTCGAGGAGGCGGTGGCCCAGGAGGGCGGCGCCGAGCCCGCGCTGCTCGTCGGGAAGTCGCTGGGCACTCGCGCCGCGTCGTACGCCGCCGAGCGCGGCGTCCCGGCGATCTGGCTCACCCCGCTGCTCACGGTGCCGGAGGTGGCCGACGCGATCGCCGCCAACCCGGCCCGCCAGCTGGTGGTCGGCGGGCTGGTCGACGAGCTGTGGGACGCCGAGGTCGCCGAGCGCCTGCTCCGGGGCGGCTGCGACGTCCTGGAGATCCCGGACGCGGACCACTCGATGGGCACCAGGGACGCGGTGCGGTCGGCGGAGATCCAGTACGCCGTCGCCGAGGCGACCGAGCTCTTCCTGCGCTCCCTGGGCTGA
- a CDS encoding acyl-CoA dehydrogenase family protein, with the protein MSAETVTPAQAAAAEESVSDDGYRQPDVDVEAMTRLLDGRYGGVRQLVRDNLVRYADVLTDAEELDSDAFRERVKDVVVELAGTGQTGMGLPVEYGGGGDVGASIAAFETLAFGDLSVLVKVGVQFGLFGGAILQLGTKEHHDRWMADIIAGRLMGSFAMTETGHGSNVQALGTVAVYDPETAEFVISTPDEASRKDYIGNAARHAELAVVFAQLEVAGERHGVHAFVVPVRVDGEPAPGVRIEDCGPKMGLNGVDNGRFWFDQVRVPRTHLLNRFADVSEDGVYSSEIESPGRRFFTMLGTLVQGRVSVGGAGINAAKVALAIAIKYADHRRQFEAADPDSEQLLLDYGMHQRRLLPLLAQNYALHFAQEVVAEQLHDVFSGITDDPENRRLLESRAAGTKALGTWHATRTIQECREACGGAGYLSTNRFHALKADTDVFTTFEGDNHVLLQLVAKGLLTDYAGEFEEMDQFGMVRFVAGLAVETVLEKTAARKLLERIKDVLPGGDDWDQEAGLLDPQYQVAMLRYREEHMLGGVARRLKAGVDNGGNPGDVFSEVQDHVIAAARAHMDRLVLEAFVAKTAALPDSDNKVALNLLCDLYALTTIESDRAWFMEHGRLSIARSKAITREVNSLCRKVRPLASDLVDAFGIPREMLRSEELLAHEAVGVDG; encoded by the coding sequence ATGAGCGCCGAGACCGTCACCCCCGCCCAGGCCGCCGCAGCCGAGGAGTCCGTCTCCGACGACGGCTACCGCCAGCCCGACGTCGACGTCGAGGCGATGACCCGGCTGCTCGACGGCCGGTACGGCGGAGTGCGCCAGCTGGTCCGCGACAACCTGGTCCGGTACGCCGACGTGCTCACGGATGCCGAGGAGCTGGACTCCGACGCGTTCCGCGAGCGGGTCAAGGACGTCGTGGTGGAGCTCGCCGGGACCGGCCAGACCGGGATGGGCCTCCCCGTCGAGTACGGCGGTGGCGGCGACGTCGGCGCCTCGATCGCGGCCTTCGAGACGCTCGCCTTCGGCGACCTCTCGGTCCTGGTCAAGGTGGGCGTGCAGTTCGGTCTGTTCGGCGGCGCGATCCTCCAGCTCGGCACCAAGGAGCACCACGACCGCTGGATGGCCGACATCATCGCCGGGCGGCTGATGGGCTCGTTCGCGATGACCGAGACCGGCCACGGCTCCAACGTGCAGGCGCTCGGCACGGTCGCGGTCTACGACCCGGAGACGGCTGAGTTCGTGATCAGCACGCCCGACGAGGCCTCCCGCAAGGACTACATCGGCAACGCCGCCCGGCACGCCGAGCTGGCGGTGGTCTTCGCCCAGCTCGAGGTCGCCGGCGAGCGGCACGGTGTGCACGCGTTCGTCGTCCCGGTCCGGGTCGACGGCGAGCCCGCGCCCGGTGTCCGGATCGAGGACTGCGGGCCCAAGATGGGCCTCAACGGCGTGGACAACGGCCGGTTCTGGTTCGACCAGGTCCGGGTGCCGCGTACCCACCTGCTCAACCGGTTCGCCGACGTCAGCGAGGACGGCGTCTACAGCAGCGAGATCGAGAGCCCGGGCCGCCGGTTCTTCACCATGCTCGGCACCCTGGTCCAGGGCCGGGTCTCGGTCGGCGGCGCGGGGATCAACGCCGCCAAGGTGGCGCTGGCGATCGCGATCAAGTACGCCGACCACCGCCGCCAGTTCGAGGCCGCCGACCCCGACTCCGAGCAGTTGCTGCTCGACTACGGGATGCACCAGCGCCGGCTGCTGCCGCTGCTGGCCCAGAACTACGCCCTGCACTTCGCCCAGGAGGTGGTCGCCGAGCAGCTGCACGACGTCTTCTCCGGGATCACCGACGACCCCGAGAACCGGCGGCTGCTGGAGTCGCGGGCCGCGGGCACCAAGGCGCTCGGCACCTGGCACGCCACCCGGACCATCCAGGAGTGCCGCGAGGCCTGCGGCGGCGCGGGCTACCTGTCCACCAACCGCTTCCACGCGCTCAAGGCCGACACCGACGTCTTCACCACCTTCGAGGGCGACAACCACGTCCTGCTCCAGCTGGTGGCCAAGGGCCTGCTCACCGACTACGCCGGCGAGTTCGAGGAGATGGACCAGTTCGGCATGGTCCGGTTCGTCGCGGGCCTGGCCGTGGAGACGGTGCTGGAGAAGACCGCCGCACGCAAGCTGCTCGAGCGGATCAAGGACGTGCTGCCCGGCGGGGACGACTGGGACCAGGAGGCGGGGCTGCTGGACCCGCAGTACCAGGTCGCCATGCTCCGGTACCGCGAGGAGCACATGCTCGGCGGGGTCGCCCGGCGGCTCAAGGCGGGCGTGGACAACGGCGGCAACCCCGGCGACGTCTTCTCCGAGGTGCAGGACCACGTGATCGCGGCCGCCCGGGCGCACATGGACCGGCTGGTGCTCGAGGCGTTCGTCGCCAAGACCGCCGCGCTGCCCGACAGCGACAACAAGGTCGCGCTCAACCTGCTCTGCGACCTCTACGCGCTCACCACGATCGAGTCCGACCGGGCCTGGTTCATGGAGCACGGACGGCTCTCCATCGCCCGGAGCAAGGCGATCACCCGCGAGGTCAACAGCCTGTGCCGCAAGGTGCGGCCGCTCGCCTCGGACCTGGTCGACGCCTTCGGCATCCCGCGGGAGATGCTCCGCTCCGAGGAGCTGCTCGCGCACGAGGCCGTGGGGGTCGACGGATGA
- a CDS encoding sulfotransferase domain-containing protein — translation MTPPRPEPEETPFGRLGYNFSIVGAQKSGTSTLSGTISQHPLVCRPPRKEAHFFNDEEYDWEHPDYARDYTAPKRAAIHTMVGDSTPVYLMWPRALERMAAYKPDMPLIAIFRDPLERLFSHWTMLRTRHPAWPDWPGFLTEFRPTSFPTTLPEGVRPMRYKHLSGIARGYYGGQLEHGFTVFDREQWLLLEFRQMLADYDTVVDRVTDHLGLPRFEQRPPLRNRYAGAEQVPGTAPTAEDLAGLADLYAEDLALFTRLSGIDTSHWPTTRILDGSLDPGELASRFATRVSPAPQ, via the coding sequence GTGACTCCTCCCCGTCCCGAGCCCGAGGAGACCCCCTTCGGTCGGCTGGGCTACAACTTCTCGATCGTCGGGGCCCAGAAGTCGGGCACCTCCACGCTCTCGGGGACCATCAGCCAGCACCCGCTGGTCTGCCGGCCCCCGCGCAAGGAGGCGCACTTCTTCAACGACGAGGAGTACGACTGGGAGCACCCCGACTACGCGCGCGACTACACCGCGCCGAAGCGGGCGGCGATCCACACCATGGTGGGCGACTCCACGCCGGTCTACCTGATGTGGCCCCGGGCGCTGGAGCGGATGGCCGCCTACAAGCCGGACATGCCGCTGATCGCGATCTTCCGCGACCCCCTCGAGCGGCTCTTCTCGCACTGGACGATGCTGCGCACCCGCCACCCCGCCTGGCCCGACTGGCCGGGCTTCCTCACCGAGTTCCGGCCCACCTCGTTCCCCACCACGCTGCCCGAGGGCGTGCGGCCGATGCGCTACAAGCACCTGTCGGGGATCGCCCGCGGCTACTACGGCGGCCAGCTCGAGCACGGCTTCACCGTCTTCGACCGCGAGCAGTGGCTGCTGCTGGAGTTCCGGCAGATGCTGGCCGACTACGACACGGTCGTCGACCGGGTCACCGACCACCTCGGCCTGCCGCGCTTCGAGCAGCGGCCGCCGCTCCGCAACCGGTACGCCGGGGCCGAGCAGGTGCCCGGCACCGCCCCGACCGCCGAGGACCTGGCGGGCCTGGCCGACCTGTACGCCGAGGACCTGGCGCTCTTCACCCGGCTCTCCGGGATCGACACCTCGCACTGGCCGACCACCCGGATCCTCGACGGGTCCCTGGACCCGGGCGAGCTGGCCTCCCGCTTCGCCACCCGGGTCTCCCCCGCGCCGCAGTAG
- a CDS encoding C40 family peptidase translates to MRSRRQLKARHTVPAIAALVVALAAPAGALGPARTVDLPAPSAEEVATAEQAAGAAARGVAAVRADLALARQELDASSIRAAQAAEQANRTAWELREAKRSARAARAAADAATAQLDAQQAAYRETLVGSYQSAPQVESLAAMVESNGIETYLQRAITAETAVDALEGSYDRFRASAVLSESALASADRAQEHAESLADEARAAQESAQATLAAAAQEAAAIEERRSSLVSELAQLQGVSVALAAQRQTALEERAARAVARAEERRRQEAARLAREQQVVVPTPTPAPTPTRTAAPTPVPTPTRTPTPTPTPTPTPTPTPPPTPAPAPSPTPTPAPSPPPASPTGARAAIAFATAQLGEPYRWGAAGPDAWDCSGLTAMAWASGGVRLPHYSAGQYAASTPVRPSELAPGDLVFWGSSSSPSSIYHVALYVGDGMIVHAPRTGRPVVKESMYYWRTPNFYARP, encoded by the coding sequence GTGCGCTCACGACGACAGCTCAAGGCACGACACACGGTGCCGGCGATCGCGGCGCTCGTGGTCGCGCTCGCCGCCCCGGCCGGCGCGCTCGGCCCGGCGCGCACGGTCGACCTGCCGGCCCCCTCGGCCGAGGAGGTGGCCACGGCCGAGCAGGCCGCCGGAGCCGCCGCCCGCGGCGTGGCCGCGGTCCGCGCCGACCTGGCTCTGGCCCGCCAGGAGCTGGACGCCTCGTCCATCCGGGCGGCCCAGGCCGCGGAGCAGGCGAACCGGACGGCCTGGGAGCTGCGGGAGGCAAAGCGGTCCGCCCGGGCCGCCCGGGCGGCAGCCGACGCGGCGACCGCGCAGCTCGACGCCCAGCAGGCGGCGTACCGGGAGACGCTCGTCGGCTCCTACCAGTCCGCGCCCCAGGTGGAGTCGCTCGCCGCGATGGTCGAGTCGAACGGCATCGAGACCTACCTGCAGCGCGCCATCACCGCGGAGACCGCCGTGGACGCACTCGAGGGCTCCTACGACCGGTTCCGGGCCTCCGCCGTGCTGAGCGAGTCCGCCCTCGCCTCGGCCGACCGGGCGCAGGAGCACGCCGAGTCCCTCGCCGACGAGGCGCGCGCCGCGCAGGAGTCGGCCCAGGCCACCCTGGCGGCCGCCGCACAGGAGGCCGCCGCGATCGAGGAGCGGCGCAGCAGCCTGGTCTCCGAGCTCGCGCAGCTGCAGGGGGTCAGTGTGGCGCTGGCCGCGCAGCGGCAGACCGCGCTCGAGGAGCGAGCGGCTCGTGCGGTCGCCCGGGCCGAGGAGCGGCGCCGCCAGGAGGCGGCCAGGCTCGCGCGCGAGCAGCAGGTGGTCGTGCCGACCCCGACGCCTGCGCCCACGCCCACCCGGACGGCGGCCCCGACGCCGGTGCCGACGCCCACCCGGACCCCGACGCCCACGCCCACCCCCACACCGACGCCGACCCCGACTCCGCCGCCGACCCCGGCTCCGGCGCCCAGCCCCACGCCCACGCCGGCACCGAGTCCGCCACCCGCCTCCCCGACGGGGGCGCGCGCCGCCATCGCGTTCGCCACCGCCCAGCTGGGCGAGCCCTACCGCTGGGGCGCGGCTGGCCCGGACGCCTGGGACTGCTCGGGGCTCACGGCGATGGCCTGGGCGTCCGGCGGGGTGCGGCTGCCGCACTACTCGGCGGGCCAGTACGCCGCCTCGACGCCGGTGCGCCCCTCCGAGCTGGCTCCGGGCGACCTCGTCTTCTGGGGCTCGTCGTCCAGCCCGTCGTCGATCTACCACGTCGCGCTCTACGTGGGCGACGGGATGATCGTGCACGCGCCGCGCACCGGTCGCCCCGTGGTCAAGGAGTCGATGTACTACTGGCGCACGCCGAACTTCTACGCCCGCCCCTGA